A window of the Zeugodacus cucurbitae isolate PBARC_wt_2022May chromosome 4, idZeuCucr1.2, whole genome shotgun sequence genome harbors these coding sequences:
- the LOC105220850 gene encoding heat shock protein 23-like encodes MSSLPLILSLADDLSRLTPFYEPVFYTRWPAITTSPSGRLRKLEKDLPLATVGKDGFQASMDVQQFKPSELTVKVVDDHIVVEGKHEEREDDHGYIARHFVRRYALPKGFEADKVVSTLSSDGVLTVSVPKPAIEDKSNERVIQIQQTGPAHLNVKENPEETSKEEQAKA; translated from the coding sequence atgtcGTCTCTACCATTGATCTTGAGTTTGGCTGATGACTTGAGCCGTTTGACACCATTCTACGAACCGGTGTTCTACACACGTTGGCCCGCAATCACTACTTCACCCAGCGGCCGTTTACGTAAATTGGAGAAGGATTTACCACTAGCCACTGTGGGAAAGGATGGTTTCCAGGCCAGTATGGATGTGCAGCAGTTCAAGCCCAGTGAGTTGACTGTGAAAGTGGTCGATGATCACATCGTGGTCGAGGGCAAGCATGAGGAGCGTGAAGATGATCATGGTTACATCGCACGACACTTTGTGAGACGTTACGCTTTGCCAAAGGGTTTCGAAGCTGATAAAGTGGTTTCCACATTGTCTTCGGATGGTGTCTTAACAGTTAGTGTACCAAAACCGGCTATCGAAGACAAGTCCAACGAGCGTGTCATCCAAATTCAACAAACTGGACCAGCGCATTTGAATGTGAAGGAAAATCCTGAGGAGACTAGCAAAGAAGAACAAGCTAAAGcgtga
- the Hsp23_6 gene encoding heat shock protein 23: protein MANLPLILSLANDLSRLTPFYEPAFYSSCPALAGAPGNQLRKFEKDLPVATIGKDGFQASLDVQQFKPSELSVKVVDDHIVVEGKHEEREDDHGYISRHFVRRYALPKGFDADKVVSTLSSDGVLTVRVPKPAIEDKSNERVIQIQQVGPAHLNVKENPKEVTSEEQASA, encoded by the coding sequence atggcaaatctACCATTGATCTTGAGCTTGGCCAATGACCTCAGCCGCCTGACACCATTCTACGAACCGGCCTTCTACTCGAGCTGCCCAGCACTGGCTGGTGCACCCGGAAATCAATTGCGTAAATTCGAAAAGGACTTGCCCGTTGCGACTATTGGTAAGGACGGCTTCCAGGCCAGTTTGGATGTGCAGCAATTCAAGCCGAGTGAATTGAGTGTGAAAGTTGTCGATGATCACATCGTGGTTGAAGGTAAACACGAGGAGCGTGAAGATGATCATGGTTATATTTCAAGACACTTTGTGAGACGCTACGCTTTGCCAAAGGGTTTCGATGCCGATAAAGTGGTTTCTACACTCTCATCGGATGGTGTGCTGACTGTACGTGTACCAAAGCCAGCCATCGAGGATAAGTCCAACGAGCGTGTAATACAAATTCAACAAGTTGGTCCCGCACATTTGAATGTGAAGGAAAATCCGAAAGAGGTAACCAGTGAGGAGCAGGCAAGCGCTTAA